The Corvus moneduloides isolate bCorMon1 chromosome 20, bCorMon1.pri, whole genome shotgun sequence region GTGACCTATCACCAAGTTCGTGTGTCTGTACAAACCATCTGTTCTCTTACACGTATTTAGACACACAGAGATAGatcataaaatataatactgTACGGAGAATTCATGTATATGCCATTAAATTTTACAAATCAGACATACACACtcagttttgttcttgtttaaGCTTAAAGTAGCATGTTTGAATGGTTGTTTTGAGGCAAATAGCCCCATccctcaaaaaaagaaaaaagctctcagttatttcagatCCCCAAATCTCTGATTACTTCTTATGGCTTAGCTGGCTTTAGAATAATTCAGAACTTCTTCTGCCTCCTGGTGTCTTCTGAAGAGAAAAGCCTTCTGAAACAAAGAGAGAAGCTCTTGCCCATGGGGAAGAGGTGGACCTGAGCATTCACACTTTGCAATACACTTGAATTTTGCaggataataaaaaaacccGAGATGCTTTCTTGAATTGAAACTTCCCTTTTTCAGCTGGGAGTTGAAGGCAAGTCCTGCAGTGTCTCACAGGCCTGGCTGTGCCTCCTTTCAGGGCTGTGTTAGCTGGCAGAGATCAGGCACCTGTGGAGAGACAGACAGCAGTCGGGGAGGTTATGAAAAGCCACACAATGCCCACCCTGAGGTACAGCTCTCTCTTTTACATCAACCCATCATCTCTAAATTAAGGGGAAAATGCCAGTGGTGTGGCTAGAACAGTTAAAGGAGTGCCTTAACACTCCACTAATTTGGTTTTGAGACGTGATGAGCAACAACagtacaaaatacaaaattaaaaaaaaaaaaaaatctatgttgCTCAGATCGGAAGAAAGTAATTATTTAAAGCCAGGGAATCAATGTAGGGGACAGGGATGGTAGTattcctgctttcctctcctctggTCATTTCAGACTATTCATTCCAAAGGAGTACATAAACCCATCCAGGCAGCTGAGTTGCTCTACCTCAGCCAGAGTTTCAGGGTCCTTGCACTAAAGGGGATGGAATAACCTCACccagtgtaaaaaaaaacccaccaaaaactCCCtaacaaacccaaacccccaCACCAAACAACTCTGAGGAGCAAACTGAGCCAACAAACCCTGCTTTGAGGGCCCTGCTCTGCCATCTTCCTTTGCTTGCTGTGAGAGCAGGGTGAACTATGAAACCTCTGTGCGACAGAACAGCTGCAAACACAGGCACAAATGAGCAGCACATCAGCACATACAGACTGACAGCGGGGTTGAATACACAGAGTACAAGCTCATTTCCAGGAGAAAAGCATGTGACACTGCCATGCCGTGGCATTTGAGACTTTAGGAGGAAGAACAGAAGCAAATTAGTGGAATGCATCACAATGTTCAGTTTAGGCTTCCGTTTGAAGAGctggttaatttttttattattctaagAAGTCGCTCATTTAATTACAGGTTTAATTTCTCTGAGTACTACTCCTGGCCCAACTGTCTTCCCTCCATGTTCTTGGTCCAAGGCACATAATGTTTTAgtgccaaaataattttgaaaatttgaagCCAAAGAGTCAAAGCAAGACCTTGAAACTTTTACTCAGGATCTTATCCTGTCTggtcttgaaaacctccaaggatggagactaTTTAACTTCAACTTCCACTACCTGTGAGGATACAGTTGGACTGTAAGCTTCTGCATTTTACTGCAGAGAAATAACATTAATTAGGATGTAAAATACCATAGAAGACTGCCTGAAGCATGGGTTAATCAATTTGTAGCTTCAACCAGTCCTAACTTGGGACAAGTTAACTCCTTTTTCCCTTACTCCATTTGGTTGATGCTTGTCTAACCTCCTCCCCAACATTCTTAGTCATAGAACTAGACATTTAATCCGTGTTAAAGATGCCTTTGGGAGGCTCTTACCTTCATTCAGTTGAACTCTGATGACCTCATCAGGATTTTTTCTGCAAGTTCTTTGGCTGTTCCTAAACCAAAAATGACTTTTTGTCTGATTAGAAGAACGTAACGGTGAAATCAAACTTGGATGCAGGAACTCAGGCAGCCACAGGCAAACATTAAAATGGCAGGATGTTGCAGGAGATAAATTGGCTTCAAGATGAATTTATGAGGTGGAGCCTAATGACCCTCAAGAGATGGCTGAGATTTTGCCAAAAACCTTTGAGTAGCAAGCTCTTTGGAAGGTACATTTTCCAATAAGAGCTTAAAAATCAGACAGGAAGCTTTCACTAGGGACTGTCAGACATTCAGCTGAGcatgcagctgctcagcattAGCGAACATGAGGAATACTTTATAGATTCTGCTAAGGTATCATGCTACAGACTGCTTCCACCGGTGCTGAGCACACATCAAAATCACCACAGGTACCAGAACCTACTGCTGATTCTGAGCAGTGGCAGTTGTGAAAGCTGACAAAGTGACAATGAGAATACCCCCAGCATTTCCTGGGTGAAAGAAGCTGAGGTGGTGGGGAAGACAGAGACCTCAGGAATGCAAAAATATCTGGGAGTGTAGAACTGCCTCTCAGCAGGAGCTTTGGCGACTTCAGGAATTTGTTTCATAGGTCAGCAGAGTTTTAGAATTCCAGTGTTTAGCTGCTGATCACTGGTTTGTTTAGACAGTGACTTCAACAAGCTTCATTATGTTCCCCATACCACTCAGTACAGACATTTTGCACACTCTGAGAGTCAAATTAATTATCCTGACAGATGCAAAATTTGGTTTCATTACCTGCCTTTGAAAGAGAATCAATATTGCCCACTGCAGACAGCGTATCTGGCTCCATGACCAAGGCAATACTCAAAGCAAGCCACACAGAGAGTCAACGTGACAGAGACAGACAaatccgtgtgtgtgtgtgacagaggGAGACACAAATGCCAAAACTGACTTCATTAAACACACATCTGAACACCTCGTCCTGGAACTACAGCTGTATGGATTCTGGGGTTCCAATTTAAAAAGGACTATTTGCAGCTCAGGCTTCTTATAGCAGAGAGCTGATAACGCTCCTTCTAGATGGAAGATAAATATTCCTGTTTGCAAATTAGCAGGTCATCTTCTATTCAAGTACTATCAAACATATCTTAAAAGCCAAAATAATACAGAGGGGAAACTATAAGAATATGATTCCCCACCCTCATATAGGAACCCTGCTTTCAACAAGAGAAATTTCATTAAGAACAAATTAGGAATGGAAACAGAGCCCAGAACTTAAATACTGTCTGGTAATCATTTTGTCTGAGTACATAGTCTGTAATAGCTTTTCTGTGCGTCCACTTGGGACTCTTCTAAGGAAACTACAGCCTAAAaacattcctttattttctcaagtttttctgtttgctcaATCCAGGAATTCTGATCCATGCACCTCCACAAAAAAGCTCTCCCATGTTTTTAGTCCCATCTACTGTACAGCTGCTGTGGAAACTCCTCAATGGAAAACAGTGAGCAAATAAGTGCAATGTAGAGCCAGACTGCTACTTCACCTGAAAGAAATGACAGGATTCACGCTTTTCCTGTGGCCATTCTGCCAATGGCCATGGATTTACCAGGAGAGAGATTAAATGGCAAAATCCAAGGgagcaaaattaatttgacaTGCATTTCTGATGAAAAGATGACTGCTTGTGTTACTTTGGCTTTCTTCGTTGACTCTCCTCAGAAGTTCTCTTCTGGATGTCCCATGGAATACCTGTACCCAACCAACCTGTCCACAGATGGTttaatacagctgcacagagttATGAAGGCATCACCATATTGAGAGCAAAGCTATCAGAGGATATTGGCAATTGTTACTACTTAATATTTGCTGATTAAAACCTTCATGGCTTAGTTGACAGAACTAGattgccaaaaagaaaaagaacagaaacctCTCAGAATAAGAGACAACAAAATCTGCCAGAAGAGTTACAAACAGACAAGATGCACATCCAAGGCAGTGAACAGTTACTGACAAAGCACTGTTTGCATGCGTGTTAGCAGGCACACAGATCGACTCCTGGCCTTGGTAAATGATGAACAACCAACCTGTTGCTGCCCTTCACTTcatccagctccttctgcagtCTGGcactcttctcttcctcctcctgcagcttcctCTTCACCACACGGAGCTCCTGCTGAGCTTCACACTTAATGTCATTGGCCACAACCACTGCAGTCTGCAGGTCAGCCTGGAAACGCCTCCACTCCTCTGTGTCCTCCTGGAAGGGAGCAATTACAACCCCAAACAGCTGTAAAAATGCACCCACTCGAGCTGAGCACTTAGTTATTGGTCTCTATTGCAGAAATCACAAGCAACCAAGATTTCCCCACAATTTTAAGGTGGTGCTGGGGTCAAACTAAACACTTGCCTCTTTATAGTACCAAAAACACTGCCAAAGAAACTTATGCTAAGCTTTCCACTCCAGTACTGCCAAGAAGTCCAAAGTGAAGAGAATGAAGACTTAAGGGGTGCAGAAAGAATTTCCACATTTGTTCTAGGAAAACACAATGCCTCTCTCAAACCCAGTATTGCAATAAAAGATCAGCTTAGCTTTGTCTTGGACCTTAAACCTTACCTTCATCTGCTTAGTCAGAGCCTTCAGCTGCCTCTCTGTATCTTGTTTTTGTTCTTCCAGCTTCATTGCTTTACCTAGGAATgataaaaaatgtgaaaagacTATTAAACACATGAGGGCGACAGTGAAAGTGAAAatgggagggcagagcagctgatttggttttgcttctggTAACGCCACTAAAACAGACTAAACAGAAATTTAGCAAAGCCATTAATATAGACTAAACTGAATGATCAGGAATGGAACCAACAGCAGAACTCAAACATCTCCAAAATACATCCTGTTATTTTCAGGTATTAAACCAGACTGAAATTTAGAGAATCCCACGTGGATTCACTTACTCAGCACACACATCCCGAGGGATCACTGATGTGCAGAACAGCCACTGGTTCCACCAGGTGGCAGCTCCCCATCCACAGCAACCTCGGCTTCACTGCTCTTCCCAGTGCTTTGCCctaaaagctctttaaaaaaagagcaatgaTTCCAGTTTCTAGAACGGGCAATACTTCCTTCACTGAAGAATGAGGCTTGGAGACTGGCTCCAATATTCCATCTCTAGCACTATCTGTGTAAGTAGCACTTCTGTGCATGAACAGAAGGGAATATCCCAAACTGGAATATTTGTAAAGGGCAGGCCTCCTCCCTGTTGCAGCCATACTGAGCCCTCCAAATAAGTTCactaaaatccctttttccagcTCCACCTACTTTCTAGGTCACTGATGAGCTGGTTATTGTGGAGTTTTATAGCACGATGTTGTTCCACCTGGTCTTCCAACTCGAAAATGGTCTCTTTCAGGTTTTTGATATCTGCTTCATTCTCTGATGttttctcctgcagcttctgGCTGGTTCTGCTCAGTTGCTCGGCCTGTCGGTCACACACCTCCTTCAGCTGACCATACTCGTTCTCAgcctgggagggaggaaagaaagctgCAAGTTTGTCCTTATTTCTTAGGAGATCTCACTCATTAGAGGTTTCACTGGGCACCTCATGGATTTAAGAGCTGAACCTGTGTTCTAAGCATTGTGTACACCCAGTTTCAATGCCAATGAGAGTCTCAGGAAGCAGAGATGAGCTATGAAtgtcagttttctttcctggcaATAAAGATAATACATGATGctgcaaaggaaatgaaattttCTATATGATGACCACAATTCCAAACCAATCTCTGCAGTTAATGAAGGGAGAAGAATTATATACCCAGAAAGCTCCACATCTATTTCTGATTCACATTATGAAAGTGATATCACTGCCTTAGGGCCAGGATGATGATCAGCTCATCCACATtaacattttgctgcttttaccATGTGCATTTTCAATGGACTgtgaaaacacacacaacaGAGCCAGCTACTGCAGATAAGTGTATTTCTGGATATGGGACATCTGGAATTACTGAAGGGGGAATCTGCTGCACTTCAGTTTGTTGGCTCAGCCCACTGATCAATGCTTCCAGGTTTGGGGGGAGCTCTCTGAGTATGAACAAGTTATGGAAAAGGTGCAGGCTGCCAACTCagtgagcagcactggcacagcctcaCCAAAGGGCAGCCTTACAGAAGCCTGTGGTCTTGTTTGGGTGTCACAAATAGCCAGTGATTCAAAACAGCTTAAttcaagggaagggaagagtaAAAAGACGGAAATCTGTGGTTTCCAAACCAAGCAATAAAAAGTTTGGTTCAGAGTCAgcagtttttcatttattcttcatGAACTGCAGCTCCAGAAAGCACTTGGGAGCTTCCCCTACTAACTCCATTTGCTGTGGTCACCTATTTTAGCTGAAAGGACATCTGGATTTTCTAAATCACTCAAACCATGGAGGTGCTTTTTGGCAAtgctctcttcctctgcagccaATTTTATCATTCTTCTCATGCTCCCTTCCCCATACAGGAAAGGCTGCACACTCTCACTCCTTCTGCAGCCCTGGGACATTATCACTGCTTGTGCTTTATTAACACTTGTTGCATGATGCCTCACACTGCAGTTCCTCTGAATATCCAGGATCACACAGAAAATAGGGACAGTAACTTGCTTAAGCTTGTTGGGAGCAAAGCTATGAACTCAAAAATGAGGTAAATTgttctaaaacattttttttcccattacttTACCTATCCTAAAACAgagtatttctcttttttgtaaaagtatttgttttatGAGAATTATCTCATCTGAAGCTTGACCGTTCATCATTAGCCATGTTGCTGGCAACTATCAGCTTCTCTGAGCATTAACTCATGTCCTTGTGGTCTCAGGACCAATGACACCTATAATTCACTGCTAATTAATTCTGATTAATTATTCAGAATTTAATATTCACAGCTAACTATTCATGCCCTTCTCTCCATCTGATTAGCAAGTGATTTACACTATTTGTTCACGTAAtatcaaagtaattttttattgaTCTGCTCTTTGCTCCAATTGATAGATACAACTCTATTGATTAAAAGAGTAATTTTCTACAGAAGGTATTGGGACAAAATAGTTATGAATTTATAAACACAGCTATGCTAATagttatttctgagaaaatacGGATATAGCAGCAGAAACTGAGACAATATAACCATATAACCCCAGCTTCTATTCAAACCTAATCATACAACTTAAATCCTGAAACTTATAATCAATGGCTCAACAACAATGTAAAGACCAACCTATTTATGGAAGGACAGAAACAACCACTTTATTTTAGAGCTGTTACTGCTTTACCTTAGAGAGCAGCCCCTGAATGTGCTTCAGTTCACTGTTTGCCTTCAGCAGCTCTTGTTTCAGCTCAGTGCAAGAGGCTTCTAACTGAGCCTTTTCTGCATGGGCTACTTTGAGCATCTCCTGCACCTCAGAGTTGTCAGAGGTGCAGCCCATCACGTTGATTTCTGCAGCCTTTTGTTTCTCATTCTCCAGCTGAGTTTTGAGAGAGCCATTCTCGATTTTCAGACCTTCCAAGGCAATTTTACAGTCCTCCAGACTTTTTGTCGCTGTGCTGTTGCTCTGCTGTTCCACTTCTAGAAGTTTAAGcagcttctcattttcttctctcaggCTTTTAATCACCTGCTGGGCATCCTGATGCTCCCTTTCTAAGCTTCGCAGGCTGCTGGTTAACTGTTGTTGAATGTTGAGCAGTTTCTCTCTTTCAAATTGTGCTTTTTCAAGAACTTCTGCACATTTCTGTTCCAGCTCGAGGACCTTCCCCTCTTGAACTTCATTCTTGGATCTCTCTTGGAGGAGAGTCATGAGCTTCTCATTTTCCTGGCTCAGATGCTCAGCTCTATCTCTGTGCTGACGGAAGGAAGTCTCCAGGAGAGCTTTCTCTTCCACCagcttctcattttctgttgtCAGCTCCTGCACCATTTGCTGCTGATCCGACAGCTCCTGCAAAGTGGCCTGCAGCTCTTCTGCCGTGCTGTGGTGATTCTCCTCCATCTTTTGTATTCTTTCTGTAAGAGATGCAACAGAGAGGTCGCTGATGTTGTTTGGAGAGCTTCCTGCAGTGGAGCACTTGGAGCCTTTGAAGTGGTTGCTGCTGGCAGATGTTGGCCTGGAAGGTACATCTGCTATGTGTTCAAAGTCGGATGCATCGGGGGACAGGGAGGCTTTGGTGACATCGCTGCTGGAAGAACCGGAATTGCGCAGGGCACCCCCGTTCAcgtgctgcctgtgctcctccACTTCACCCCTCGACACATTCTTGGATGGGCTTCCAAAACTGGACTCTTGGGTAGTTGGGGTTGGGAGGCTGCTGTCGCCCCCGCTGCTTGTGGTTGTGTCTGAGAGAGGAGAGTTCTCCAGATAAAgcaatttctctttcaaagcacggttttcttctcccaggctAGCAAGCTCTTTTTGGAAagtcctgtttttttcctgaagggtCCTTATTAACGGATCTATGTCAGCAGGTGATACTGATTCTAAATTTTGGTTGGAAGCACCCATTCCTTCAGCATTCAGTGAccctttctctttgcatttcttcaaCTCACAACGAAGTTTGGTAATTTCCGAATCTTTCGTCTTTGCTTCTGCCAGGAGTTCTTTAACCTGAGATTCCAGAACAGCCTTGTCACCAGTTTCATTCTCTTGCTTGGACTTGCTGGTGGGGCGCACGTGTTTGGTAGGAGTTGGTGCACCAGAAgaggtggggctgggctgtgttttcctggtgTTGGCTTGACCACGCAGCACAGCTCTCTCCCTGGACACGGAGGAGGACAATTCCCGGGGTGCTGGGATCCCTGTGCGCTTCGCAGCCGAAACTGTTCCTTCAAAAACGAGGGATGAAGTGAATTTGAGTTAGTGCATGAAGAAAACTAGTCTCACAACAACAATGCTGGAGCCTAGAGCagtcctggaaaaaaacacctgAGTGTTTGAATAGGTTTAGTCATGACTGAGTGTGTGGATTCATGTTTCAAAGGCTTGTattattctgcatttcttcctttcccaccCCCTGCAAAGGAACACAGCCTGGTGAACTTTTTCCCAGTGTAATAATGTAATACGTAAATGCTGCAATACATGAACTGCAACCCCCTATTAATTAAATTGATGTAAAGATATAAGGTTATTAATTATTTGAAAGTAAAAGTTCCTCACACTACTTTGTGAAATACTGGATCTAATTCTAATGATTTCTGGGGGAAAGTTCAGTAACTTAAGAAAAGACactgtctttgaaaaaaatgtatttttatcacACACAAAACTATTTGCATTATTCTCTATTTAGGCAGACCATCACAAAAGGAGGACTGAAACATTTATGCTGAGCACAGATTCAGTGAAATATAAAACTCTTCTGGCACTTCCAACACTAAGACAATTGTGTTGCTGCAGCTTCTTGCAGAGATGGATGAGAGATTTTCCATGTTATAAATTCCCATCCTCTTACGGAAGGAGAGCAAAAAGAGCTTAGAGAGTTGATGCTGTTCTGTTTGGTcattggttgggttttttccccaccaaaCAACAATGCAAAGCATTATGTGATTACAAGGGAAATGAAGTTTATGAGTTGCTGATTTTCATCTTTCAAAGTTCTCTTGAAATACAGGACCCCAGGCATTGAAGAAACAATAAGAGACATCTGAACCATGGAAGCTGTAACAAGCTGGTTAAAGAGAAGAAGCTGGTTCAAAAGGAAGGTATGACATGCCACTGCAAGTGACAACACTGTGAATTTAAGAAAATCCTGCTTTCAGGACCttattcaaaaggaaaagcccTGAAGTACAGGAATAAAGTGTGGGGATATGGCACAATGAGGAGATGTTGTCCAATGTAGCCACATAAACAGGATGCAAGAACGAGTTATGCAAACAGAAAGGGCTTGTGAGCCAGTGTTTGCAATAAAAACAAGTTCCAGAAGGACTCTGGGGGGAAATCCTAGAATGAATTCCATCTCCCCACATTCGGGAGGCTCTTTGCCAACACACATGTGCAGTGCTCACGGAAAATCAAACGGCATTAAGAGCAAAGGGGGAGCAGACCCCCCACCTTACACAGCAACCTCATCACCCTCCCACAGCCTTCTCCGCGACGCAGGGCACGGAAGGGTTAACGTTAACACCACCCCGTTTGCTCAGCATCTCTTTTGAAGAATGCACTGGGTTTATAAAGCCCACACAAACAGGagcccctcctcctcccccccaaacacacactctctgcagcagcacaataAACACCCCGAgacaaagagcagctgaagaaaagccCCCTGAACCCAGCGCAGCGCTggcaggagagcacagagagcCTCTGTCACGGCAGGGGCACGGTGAGGCCAGAGACAAAGGCTCCAGTGTTTTTGGGAAGAGCTACAGGGACAGCCAGGCCCACGCAGCTTCATTCAGTCACCTACAGCTGGAGGGGACAGCACAGCTCCGGGATCTCCGGTGGAAAGCACCACGCGAGCGGAGATGGGAATTCTCCCGCTTGTCAGAGCCGGAGGCCCCAGCTCATGGATCATCCCCTTCCCAAGCCAGGATCTGGCACCCGTAAAAGGTACTCAGAGTGAGCTCAGCACACAAGCAAAACTCCTGGTGCTCATGCAGCCAACGCTGTGAGATGAAGGACATGCAGAACACTGAAAGGACCACGATGTGATGTGACTTCCAGCAGAGAAATCCCAGCTCAGGCACAGGCAGGTGTCCAGGTGGGAGAGCACTTGAATGCATCTTGACCATGGAGTAGGATGAGTGTCCAGTGTACAGAAGCAGTTTTCACACAAGCTGTAACCCTACTACAGTTTTAAGATGTAAAATCCACATTACAAATGGTCAGAGATGCTCTTCAATGGAGTCTAAGGGGTGATTTAAAGCCTTCTCTATGTCCTGGGCTTTTATTTGATCTGAGAGGCTTTTCTACCCTTCACACAAAATTTTATGACAAACGAAGTGCTCTAAAAACTTTTTTAATGCCCAAGCCAGTTCAATAACATGACTGTGAACTGGTCAGTACATGACTACGCAGTATTCTATATACAGTGGGTGGTATTCTGTACATTACAAGAAACAGTGAGGCAATCACACATTAGTACAAATTGCTTGGCACGAAGGAAGCCACCTTTTCCTAGGAGATATGCAGCACTTGTAGAGATGTCAGCGTGTTTCTAATCATCACCAGATGACAACTGCAACATGATCCTGAGCAATGGAAGGCATATACATAAGGATAACAATTAATGATATTTAACTGGGATTATCTGTACTCCACCAGTTTGCCAACCACTGCAGGCTTTGCGCTTACTCAATGTGCCTCGTGTTTTGCAAGACTCCATGCTCTGCTGACTTGCTCTGTCATAAATCACAGAGCCTCTGCTATCCACCAATAACCATTAACCAACCTGGTTTTTTCATGATGTAGAAAGACTTACACATTTTCCTCACTCCACTCTCCACAAGCACCACACAGTACTAAAAAGCCACAAGGAGcccagaaaaaaccccagttctaaGTGCGTATGTTGATCACAAAACACCAAATCAAGTACAAACACTACTTTAAAGTCTATTTTATGGGCAACCCCCCCTCTGAATGACCGTGGAATTGAGCAGTGTAGCAGTTGCCAATGACTGCCAACCCCACAGCCCGAGGCTCCATAGGCACGAACTGCATTTAGGGCGGTGCAAGTCCCCCTGGTGACCTGATTAACTGGCCCCCAGTCTGGTGATGGGCTGTGGGAGACTCCAGACGGACTCGTGCCCCCCAGGCCGCTGAATCCAATACAGCCCTGCTTTATGCTGCTGCTTTAGGTGGCTGGAATCATGCAGaacttcactgctgcttttgagcagggcagagaaaaaCAACCAGCCCTGAATCTCAGTGGAGGTCACCTCATCACCATGTTCCTCACCTGGGTGCCCAGTAAGAGCTTCTCCATTTTCAGCTGTACTTTTCAGGTGTGAGGCATTAAACCATAACAATAGATAGAGCTTATAATTTTCCAAGTGCTTTAAAATTAACAGCTATTTAACTCAAATCCTCTGAAACACATAATTAAGTTTAGGTTGCGggacagggaagcagagagaaatgaaacaCCTCACCCAAGGGCACACTAAATCAGGATTAGGACCAGGGCTCATGCCCTGCTGTGCAGCTTTCCATGCATCACTTGCTGCCAGGGAGTACTCCTGACTTCCCACTGGCGTCAAAAGCCAAAGTATCACTTTAATGAGATAAAAGTTGACCCCTAGAGATGATCTTTCGACATTTTAATCCCATTTTCAACACAACTACGATGGTTCTCACAGAAAGATCAGGATTACTCTTCAGTTTTTACACATTATGATGTATTTTTGATCTGAGCTCTTAGCTGCTTCCATATGGACATCCATAACCAGGAGAAAATGGACTGTGGAATAGAGGGAAAC contains the following coding sequences:
- the SPECC1 gene encoding cytospin-B isoform X2, which produces MGNQPGRAEEHEQGTVSAAKRTGIPAPRELSSSVSRERAVLRGQANTRKTQPSPTSSGAPTPTKHVRPTSKSKQENETGDKAVLESQVKELLAEAKTKDSEITKLRCELKKCKEKGSLNAEGMGASNQNLESVSPADIDPLIRTLQEKNRTFQKELASLGEENRALKEKLLYLENSPLSDTTTSSGGDSSLPTPTTQESSFGSPSKNVSRGEVEEHRQHVNGGALRNSGSSSSDVTKASLSPDASDFEHIADVPSRPTSASSNHFKGSKCSTAGSSPNNISDLSVASLTERIQKMEENHHSTAEELQATLQELSDQQQMVQELTTENEKLVEEKALLETSFRQHRDRAEHLSQENEKLMTLLQERSKNEVQEGKVLELEQKCAEVLEKAQFEREKLLNIQQQLTSSLRSLEREHQDAQQVIKSLREENEKLLKLLEVEQQSNSTATKSLEDCKIALEGLKIENGSLKTQLENEKQKAAEINVMGCTSDNSEVQEMLKVAHAEKAQLEASCTELKQELLKANSELKHIQGLLSKAENEYGQLKEVCDRQAEQLSRTSQKLQEKTSENEADIKNLKETIFELEDQVEQHRAIKLHNNQLISDLESKAMKLEEQKQDTERQLKALTKQMKEDTEEWRRFQADLQTAVVVANDIKCEAQQELRVVKRKLQEEEEKSARLQKELDEVKGSNRLAAEEVDSLESDTANRWQGVCLSRASPTPPESAATVKSLIKSFDLGCSGSSGQNIPVHKVPRSPLSGIPVRTAPAAAVSPMQRHSVYSNAKPASKGIARHADLSDLPLADLLKGRNEELKPDHYLRKSPSLESLSKPPMAFSSRMLSSTPSCLKPQSKLSVERKDPLAALAREYGGSKRNALLKWCQKKTEGYQNIDITNFSSSWSDGLAFCALLHTYLPAHIPYQELNSQDKKRNLLLAFQAAESVGIKPSLELSEMMYTDRPDWQSVMQYVAQIYKYFET